Proteins encoded together in one Pseudomonas sp. TCU-HL1 window:
- a CDS encoding DUF2269 family protein codes for MENYLVFRILHGLATLLFFGGLVGLAWYGWHNFRSGDASVIGRSLRRILLIGVPMLILAAVSLPVSGWWMVNLAGLPLGQTWLLGGATLYLFGCIAWLLLFGRVARLREQFLVEGGPASAPVLRSLKFGAAYGLVGLLLFLAVLALMLVKPL; via the coding sequence ATGGAAAACTACCTCGTATTCCGCATCCTCCACGGCCTGGCTACCCTGCTGTTCTTCGGCGGGCTGGTGGGGCTGGCCTGGTACGGCTGGCACAATTTCCGCTCCGGCGATGCCTCCGTCATTGGCCGGAGCCTTCGGCGCATCCTGCTGATCGGGGTGCCGATGCTGATCCTCGCCGCCGTATCGCTGCCGGTCAGCGGCTGGTGGATGGTGAACCTGGCAGGGTTGCCACTGGGCCAGACCTGGCTGTTGGGCGGCGCCACCCTCTATCTGTTCGGTTGCATCGCCTGGCTGTTGCTGTTCGGGCGCGTCGCACGACTGCGGGAGCAGTTCCTGGTCGAAGGCGGGCCGGCTTCCGCTCCTGTTCTGCGCAGCCTCAAGTTTGGCGCCGCCTATGGGCTCGTTGGCCTGCTGCTGTTCCTTGCCGTGCTGGCGCTGATGCTGGTCAAGCCACTCTGA
- the ilvA gene encoding threonine ammonia-lyase, biosynthetic, which produces MLEEYVKKTLTSRVYDVAVETPLQPARQLTERLGNQILLKREDLQPVYSFKIRGAYNKMAQLSREELARGVVTASAGNHAQGVALAARELGIKATIVMPRTTPELKVQGVRARGGKVVLHGDAFPEALAHSLKLVEEKGYVYIHPYDDPEVIAGQGTVAMEILRQHPGRLDAIFVPVGGGGLVAGIAAFVKYLRPEVKVIGVEPDDSNCLQAAMAAGERVVLGQVGLFADGVAVAQIGQHTFDICKQHVDEVITVSTDEICAAIKDIYDDTRSITEPAGALAVAGIKKYVEREGVRDHTLVAIDSGANINFDRLRHVAERAELGEKREAIIAVTIPERPGSFKAFCEAIGKRQITEFNYRYNTDAEAHIFVGVQTHPETDPRAVLVEALRSQGFPVLDLTDNELAKLHIRHMVGGHAARISDELVFRFEFPERPGALFNFLNKLGGRWNITMFHYRNHGAADGRVVAGLQVPAEERALVHAALDEIGYPYWDESENPAYQLFLG; this is translated from the coding sequence ATGCTCGAAGAATACGTGAAGAAGACCCTGACCTCGCGCGTCTACGACGTTGCCGTGGAAACCCCCCTGCAGCCGGCCCGCCAGCTCACCGAGCGCCTGGGCAACCAGATTCTCCTCAAGCGCGAGGACCTGCAGCCGGTCTATTCCTTCAAGATTCGCGGCGCCTACAACAAGATGGCCCAGCTGTCCCGCGAGGAGCTGGCGCGCGGCGTGGTCACTGCCTCGGCTGGCAACCATGCCCAGGGCGTTGCGCTGGCGGCCCGCGAACTGGGCATCAAGGCCACCATCGTGATGCCGCGCACCACCCCCGAGCTGAAAGTGCAGGGGGTGCGCGCCCGCGGCGGCAAGGTGGTACTGCATGGCGACGCCTTCCCCGAGGCCCTGGCCCATTCGCTGAAGCTGGTGGAAGAGAAGGGCTACGTCTACATCCACCCGTACGACGATCCGGAAGTGATCGCGGGCCAGGGCACCGTGGCGATGGAAATTCTCCGCCAGCACCCCGGCCGCCTCGACGCCATCTTCGTGCCGGTGGGCGGCGGTGGCCTGGTGGCGGGTATCGCTGCCTTCGTCAAATACCTGCGCCCCGAGGTGAAGGTCATCGGCGTCGAGCCGGACGATTCCAACTGTCTGCAGGCCGCCATGGCCGCTGGCGAACGTGTGGTGCTGGGCCAGGTCGGGCTGTTCGCCGACGGCGTCGCGGTGGCGCAGATCGGCCAGCACACCTTCGACATCTGCAAGCAGCACGTGGATGAGGTGATCACTGTCAGCACCGACGAGATCTGCGCGGCGATCAAGGACATCTACGACGACACCCGTTCGATCACCGAGCCCGCCGGTGCGCTGGCTGTGGCCGGTATCAAGAAGTACGTCGAGCGTGAAGGCGTGCGCGACCATACCCTGGTGGCCATCGACTCCGGTGCCAACATCAACTTCGACCGCCTGCGCCATGTGGCCGAACGCGCCGAACTGGGCGAGAAGCGCGAAGCCATCATCGCCGTGACCATCCCGGAACGCCCGGGCAGCTTCAAGGCTTTCTGCGAGGCCATCGGCAAGCGGCAGATCACCGAGTTCAACTACCGCTACAACACGGACGCCGAGGCGCACATCTTCGTCGGCGTTCAGACCCATCCGGAAACCGATCCGCGCGCCGTCCTGGTGGAAGCCCTGCGCAGCCAGGGTTTCCCGGTGCTGGACCTGACCGATAACGAGCTAGCCAAGCTGCACATCCGTCACATGGTGGGTGGTCACGCCGCGCGCATCAGCGACGAGCTGGTGTTCCGCTTCGAATTCCCCGAGCGTCCGGGCGCGCTGTTCAACTTCCTCAACAAGTTGGGCGGGCGCTGGAACATCACCATGTTCCACTACCGCAACCACGGCGCTGCCGACGGCCGCGTGGTCGCCGGCCTGCAGGTGCCGGCAGAGGAGCGCGCCCTGGTGCATGCCGCCCTGGACGAGATCGGCTACCCCTACTGGGATGAAAGCGAGAATCCGGCTTATCAGCTCTTCCTGGGCTAA
- a CDS encoding RNA pyrophosphohydrolase, translated as MIDSDGFRPNVGIILANDAGQVLWARRINQDAWQFPQGGINPRETPEEALYRELNEEVGLEQQDVKILACTRGWLRYRLPQRLVRTNSQPLCIGQKQKWFLLRLQSDENKVRMDLTGKPEFDGWRWVSYWYPLGQVVTFKREVYRRALKELAPRLLAQD; from the coding sequence GTGATCGATTCCGATGGTTTTCGCCCGAATGTCGGCATCATTCTCGCCAATGATGCCGGGCAGGTGCTTTGGGCCCGGCGTATCAACCAGGATGCCTGGCAGTTCCCGCAAGGCGGGATCAATCCGCGGGAGACGCCAGAAGAGGCGCTTTACCGGGAGTTGAATGAAGAAGTTGGCCTGGAACAGCAGGATGTGAAGATTCTTGCCTGCACCCGTGGCTGGTTGCGCTATCGTCTGCCCCAGCGCCTGGTGCGCACCAACAGCCAGCCGCTGTGTATTGGCCAGAAACAGAAGTGGTTCCTGCTGCGTTTGCAGTCGGACGAGAACAAGGTACGGATGGACCTGACCGGCAAGCCCGAGTTCGATGGCTGGCGCTGGGTCAGTTACTGGTACCCGTTGGGGCAGGTGGTGACCTTCAAGCGTGAAGTCTATCGCCGAGCCCTCAAGGAACTAGCACCGCGCCTCCTGGCGCAAGACTGA
- the rpiA gene encoding ribose-5-phosphate isomerase RpiA — protein sequence MTQDQLKQAVAQAAIDVILPKLDEKSIIGVGTGSTANFFIDLLARHKMAFDGAVASSEATAQRLKGHGIPVYDLNSVSDLEFYVDGADESNERLELIKGGGAALTREKIVAAVAKTFICIADESKLVPLLGTFPLPVEVIPMARSHVARQLVKLGGDPVYREGVLTDNGNIILDVHNLRIDSPVQLEEQINNIVGVVTNGLFAARPADLLLLGTKDGVKSLTA from the coding sequence ATGACCCAGGACCAGCTCAAGCAGGCCGTCGCCCAGGCCGCCATCGACGTCATCCTCCCCAAGCTCGATGAGAAGAGCATCATCGGTGTCGGCACTGGCTCCACCGCAAACTTCTTCATCGACCTGCTGGCCCGGCACAAGATGGCTTTCGACGGCGCAGTGGCCAGCTCCGAAGCCACCGCCCAGCGCTTGAAGGGCCACGGCATCCCGGTCTACGACCTGAACAGTGTCAGCGACCTCGAGTTCTACGTCGACGGCGCCGATGAGAGCAATGAGCGACTGGAGCTGATCAAGGGAGGTGGCGCGGCCCTGACCCGCGAGAAGATCGTTGCGGCGGTGGCCAAGACCTTCATCTGCATCGCCGACGAAAGCAAACTGGTCCCCCTCCTGGGTACCTTCCCGCTGCCGGTGGAAGTCATCCCCATGGCGCGCAGCCACGTGGCCCGCCAGCTGGTGAAACTGGGCGGCGACCCGGTCTACCGCGAAGGCGTGCTGACCGACAATGGCAACATCATCCTCGACGTGCATAACCTGCGCATCGACAGCCCGGTGCAACTGGAAGAGCAGATCAACAACATCGTCGGCGTGGTCACCAACGGTCTGTTCGCCGCCCGCCCGGCCGACCTGCTGCTGCTCGGCACCAAGGACGGCGTGAAGAGCCTGACTGCCTGA
- a CDS encoding HAD family hydrolase yields the protein MRLALFDLDNTLLAGDSDHAWGDYLCERGILDGIAYKARNDEFYQDYLAGRLNIQDYLNFSLEILGRTDRVQLDQWHREFMRDCIEPIILPKAEALLAEHRAAGDKLLIITATNRFVTAPIASRLGVETLLATECEMADGRYTGRTTDVPCFREGKVTRLARWLEETGFNLEDSSFYSDSLNDLPLLEQVTRPIAVDPDPKLRTEAEQRGWPVISLR from the coding sequence GTGCGCCTGGCTCTTTTCGACCTCGACAATACCCTGCTGGCTGGCGACAGCGACCACGCCTGGGGGGATTACCTCTGCGAACGCGGCATTCTCGACGGGATTGCCTACAAAGCGCGCAACGATGAGTTCTATCAGGACTACCTGGCCGGCCGCCTGAACATTCAGGACTACCTGAACTTCAGCCTGGAAATCCTCGGACGTACCGACAGGGTGCAACTCGACCAGTGGCACCGCGAGTTCATGCGCGACTGCATCGAGCCGATCATCCTGCCCAAGGCCGAAGCCCTGCTGGCCGAGCACCGGGCAGCCGGCGACAAGCTGCTGATCATCACCGCCACCAACCGCTTCGTCACCGCGCCGATCGCCAGCCGCCTGGGCGTCGAAACCCTGCTGGCCACCGAGTGCGAAATGGCCGATGGCCGCTACACTGGCCGCACCACCGACGTGCCCTGCTTCCGCGAAGGCAAGGTGACCCGCCTCGCCCGCTGGCTCGAAGAAACCGGATTCAACCTGGAAGACAGCAGCTTCTACAGCGACTCGCTGAACGACCTGCCCCTGCTGGAACAGGTGACCCGTCCGATCGCCGTAGACCCAGACCCGAAGCTGCGTACCGAAGCCGAGCAGCGCGGCTGGCCGGTAATATCCCTGCGCTAG
- a CDS encoding YegP family protein, translated as MAGKFHLKKANDGQFHFNLNAGNGETILTSELYKAKDSALNGIDSVRKNAVRDGAFESKTASNGKFYFVLKATNGQVIGQSQMYASAASASAGIDSVKNNAPGATLNDES; from the coding sequence ATGGCCGGGAAATTCCACCTGAAGAAAGCCAATGATGGCCAGTTCCATTTCAACCTGAACGCCGGCAACGGCGAGACCATCCTCACCAGCGAGCTGTACAAGGCCAAGGACTCTGCCTTGAACGGCATCGACTCCGTGCGCAAGAACGCCGTTCGCGACGGCGCCTTCGAAAGCAAGACAGCCAGCAACGGCAAGTTCTACTTCGTGCTCAAGGCCACCAACGGCCAGGTCATCGGCCAAAGCCAGATGTACGCCAGCGCCGCCAGCGCCAGCGCGGGCATCGACTCGGTGAAGAACAACGCCCCCGGCGCCACCCTCAACGACGAGAGCTGA
- a CDS encoding SdiA-regulated domain-containing protein has translation MRSLLTPWRLAAALLLLVLLLLGIAAQQFRLFERGLFVLQEWRHASEWRERSIWLPDYRVAIEAKPIEGLADDVSALTYDPDRHSLFTVTNQHPEIIELSLDGNLIRRIQLVGFGDPEAIEYISKGVYVITDERLQRLIKVRVDEDTTSIDASQSQQLSLGIGLSGNKGFEGLAYDTVGQRLFVAKERDPVRIYEIHGFPHTNPDKPFAVHVVDDPKRDARLFVRDLSSLQYDDRSGHLLALSDESRLVLELNADGRPISTLSLFRGMHGLQRAVPQAEGVAMDNDGNLYLVSEPNLFYAFRKQARE, from the coding sequence ATGCGCTCTCTTCTGACCCCGTGGCGGCTGGCGGCCGCTCTTTTGCTGCTGGTGCTGCTCCTGCTCGGTATTGCTGCCCAGCAGTTCCGGCTCTTCGAACGGGGCCTGTTCGTCCTGCAAGAATGGCGCCACGCCTCGGAATGGCGGGAACGCTCCATCTGGCTGCCGGACTACCGGGTTGCCATCGAGGCCAAGCCTATCGAGGGGCTGGCCGACGATGTATCCGCGCTGACCTACGACCCTGACCGCCACAGTCTCTTCACCGTTACCAACCAGCATCCGGAAATCATCGAGTTGTCCCTGGATGGCAACCTGATCCGGCGCATCCAGTTGGTGGGGTTCGGCGATCCGGAGGCTATCGAGTACATCAGCAAGGGCGTCTACGTGATTACCGACGAGCGCCTCCAGCGCCTGATCAAGGTGCGTGTCGACGAGGACACCACCTCCATCGATGCCAGCCAATCCCAGCAGCTCTCGCTGGGTATCGGCCTGTCCGGCAACAAAGGCTTCGAGGGGCTGGCCTACGACACGGTTGGCCAGCGCTTGTTCGTGGCCAAGGAGCGCGACCCGGTACGTATCTACGAAATCCATGGCTTCCCCCACACCAACCCGGACAAACCCTTCGCCGTGCACGTGGTCGACGACCCGAAGCGCGATGCCCGCCTCTTCGTCCGCGACTTGTCCAGCCTGCAATACGACGACCGCAGCGGCCACCTGCTGGCGCTCTCGGATGAATCGCGGCTGGTGCTGGAGCTGAACGCCGATGGCCGGCCGATCAGCACCCTGTCGCTGTTTCGCGGCATGCATGGCCTGCAGCGGGCGGTGCCGCAGGCCGAAGGGGTTGCCATGGACAACGATGGCAACCTCTATCTGGTCAGCGAGCCGAACCTGTTCTACGCGTTCCGCAAACAGGCGCGCGAATGA
- a CDS encoding dihydroorotase, giving the protein MRTHILGARLIDPASGHDQVTDLFLEGGKVAALGQAPAGFQADKTLDAAGLVAAPGLVDLSVALREPGYSRKGSIASETLAAVSGGVTSLCCPPLTRPVLDTPAVAELILDRAQEAGNAKVFPIGALTKGLAGEQLSELVALRDVGCVAFGNGLATFASNRVQRRALEYAATFDLTVVFHSLDASLAEGGLAHEGPTASFLGLAGIPETAETVALARDLLLVEQSGVRAHFSQITSARGAEMIAQAQARGLPVTADVAMYQLILTDEALIDFSSLYHVQPPLRARADRDGLREAVKSGVISAIASHHQPHEPDAKLAPFGATEPGISSVELLLPLAMTLVQDGLLDLPTLLARLTAGPARALRLPAGRLAVGAPADLVLFDPQASTLAGETWKSKGDNCPFIGHCLPGQVRYTLVDGRIIFQS; this is encoded by the coding sequence ATGCGTACCCACATCCTCGGCGCCCGCCTGATCGACCCGGCCAGCGGCCACGACCAGGTCACCGACCTCTTCCTCGAAGGCGGCAAGGTCGCCGCCCTCGGCCAAGCGCCGGCCGGCTTCCAGGCGGACAAGACCCTCGATGCCGCGGGCCTGGTGGCCGCCCCTGGCCTGGTGGACCTCTCCGTTGCCCTGCGCGAGCCGGGCTACAGCCGCAAAGGTAGCATCGCCAGCGAAACCCTGGCCGCCGTGAGCGGTGGCGTCACCAGCCTCTGCTGCCCGCCCCTGACCCGGCCGGTGCTGGATACCCCGGCCGTGGCCGAGCTGATCCTTGACCGCGCCCAGGAAGCCGGTAACGCCAAGGTTTTCCCCATCGGCGCACTGACCAAGGGCCTGGCTGGCGAACAGCTGTCCGAACTGGTGGCCCTGCGCGACGTCGGCTGCGTGGCCTTCGGCAACGGCCTGGCCACCTTCGCCAGCAACCGTGTCCAGCGCCGCGCCCTGGAATACGCCGCTACCTTCGACCTCACTGTGGTCTTCCACTCCCTGGACGCCTCCCTGGCCGAGGGCGGCCTCGCCCATGAAGGCCCGACCGCCAGCTTCCTGGGCCTGGCCGGGATTCCGGAAACCGCCGAGACCGTGGCCTTGGCCCGCGACCTGCTGTTGGTGGAGCAAAGCGGCGTGCGCGCGCACTTCAGCCAGATCACCAGCGCCCGTGGTGCCGAGATGATCGCCCAGGCCCAGGCCCGTGGCCTGCCGGTGACCGCCGATGTGGCCATGTACCAGCTGATCCTTACCGACGAAGCGCTGATCGATTTTTCCAGCCTCTACCACGTGCAGCCGCCGCTGCGCGCCCGTGCCGACCGCGACGGCCTGCGCGAAGCGGTGAAGAGCGGCGTGATCTCGGCCATTGCCAGCCACCACCAGCCGCATGAGCCGGATGCCAAGCTCGCGCCATTCGGCGCCACCGAGCCGGGCATCAGCAGTGTGGAACTGCTGCTGCCGCTGGCCATGACGCTGGTGCAGGACGGCCTGCTCGATCTGCCGACGCTGCTCGCCCGCCTGACCGCCGGCCCGGCCCGCGCCCTGCGCTTGCCTGCCGGCCGCCTGGCCGTGGGCGCTCCGGCAGACCTGGTGTTGTTCGACCCGCAAGCCTCCACGCTGGCGGGCGAGACCTGGAAATCCAAGGGCGACAACTGCCCCTTCATCGGCCACTGCCTGCCGGGCCAGGTGCGCTACACCCTGGTGGACGGCCGAATCATCTTCCAGAGTTGA
- a CDS encoding DUF2269 domain-containing protein, translating into MILYFLLKIAHGLLASVLFGTVLGGLFFAIRAARSGDAGQIASTYASLMRLELWFIASSAILLPVSGLALAKVGGWPLGQLWLLWSAGLYLLAALCWLPLLWLQMRIRNLARQALRDGKPLAPQVISHVVLRSGLAVAALALLVAVYVLMVIKPL; encoded by the coding sequence ATGATCCTGTATTTCCTGCTCAAGATTGCCCACGGCCTGTTGGCTTCCGTGCTGTTCGGTACGGTACTGGGTGGGCTGTTCTTTGCCATTCGGGCCGCCAGGAGCGGCGATGCCGGGCAGATCGCATCCACTTACGCGTCGCTGATGCGCCTTGAACTCTGGTTCATCGCAAGCTCCGCCATCCTGCTGCCGGTGAGCGGCCTGGCTCTTGCCAAGGTGGGCGGCTGGCCGTTGGGGCAGCTCTGGTTGCTGTGGAGTGCAGGGCTCTACCTGCTGGCGGCGCTCTGCTGGTTGCCCCTGCTCTGGCTGCAGATGCGCATCCGCAATCTGGCGCGCCAGGCGCTGAGAGATGGCAAACCTCTCGCACCGCAGGTGATCAGCCATGTGGTACTTCGCAGTGGGCTGGCGGTGGCGGCGCTGGCGCTGTTGGTGGCGGTGTATGTGCTGATGGTGATCAAGCCGCTTTGA
- a CDS encoding aspartate carbamoyltransferase catalytic subunit, with protein sequence MPTDAKRPLQLNDQGQLRHFLSLDGLPRELLTEILDTADSFLEVGARAVKKVPLLRGKTVCNVFFENSTRTRTTFELAAQRLSADVITLNVSTSSTSKGETLFDTLRNLEAMAADMFVVRHADSGAAHFIAEHVCPDVAIINGGDGRHAHPTQGMLDMLTIRRHKGSFENLSVAIVGDILHSRVARSNMLALRTLGCPDIRVIGPKTLIPVGVEQYGVKVYTDLAAGLKDVDVVIMLRLQRERMQGGLLPSEGEFYKLYGLSTQRLALAKPDAIVMHPGPINRGVEIESAVADGAQSVILNQVTYGIAVRMAVLSMAMSGQAAQRQLNQDAEELN encoded by the coding sequence ATGCCGACAGACGCCAAGCGCCCGCTGCAGCTCAACGACCAGGGCCAGCTGCGCCACTTCCTCTCGCTCGACGGTCTGCCCCGCGAGCTGCTGACGGAAATCCTCGACACCGCCGACTCCTTCCTCGAAGTCGGCGCCCGCGCGGTGAAGAAAGTCCCGCTGTTGCGTGGCAAGACGGTGTGCAACGTGTTCTTCGAGAACTCCACCCGCACCCGCACAACCTTCGAGCTGGCAGCCCAACGCCTGTCCGCCGACGTCATCACGCTCAACGTCTCCACCTCCTCCACCAGCAAAGGCGAAACGCTGTTCGACACCCTGCGCAACCTGGAGGCCATGGCGGCCGACATGTTCGTGGTGCGCCACGCCGACTCCGGCGCCGCCCACTTCATCGCCGAGCACGTGTGCCCGGACGTGGCCATCATCAACGGCGGTGACGGCCGCCACGCGCACCCGACCCAGGGCATGCTCGATATGCTCACCATCCGTCGCCACAAGGGCAGCTTCGAGAACCTCTCGGTGGCCATAGTCGGTGACATCCTGCACTCGCGCGTAGCCCGCTCGAACATGCTCGCCCTGCGCACCCTCGGCTGCCCGGACATTCGCGTGATCGGGCCGAAAACCCTGATCCCGGTGGGCGTGGAGCAGTATGGCGTGAAGGTCTATACCGACCTCGCCGCAGGCCTGAAGGATGTGGACGTGGTCATCATGCTGCGCCTGCAACGCGAGCGCATGCAGGGCGGCCTGCTGCCCAGTGAGGGCGAGTTCTACAAGCTCTACGGCCTCAGCACCCAGCGCCTGGCACTGGCAAAGCCGGACGCCATCGTCATGCACCCCGGCCCGATCAACCGCGGCGTCGAAATCGAGTCCGCCGTGGCCGACGGCGCCCAATCGGTGATCCTCAACCAGGTCACCTACGGCATCGCCGTGCGGATGGCGGTGCTCTCCATGGCCATGAGCGGACAGGCCGCGCAACGCCAACTCAACCAGGACGCCGAGGAGCTGAACTGA
- the ptsP gene encoding phosphoenolpyruvate--protein phosphotransferase, which translates to MLNTLRKIVQEVNAAKDLKAALAIIVQRVKEAMGSQVCSVYLMDPESNRFVLMATEGLNKRSIGKVSMAPNEGLVGLVGTREEPLNLEHAADHPRYRYFAETGEERFASFLGAPIIHHRRVMGVLVVQQKERRQFDEGEEAFLVTMSAQLAGVIAHAEATGSIRGLGRQGKGTQEAKFVGVPGAPGAAVGKAVVVLPPADLEVVPDRAVDDIEAEVERFKQALEAVREDMRRLSSKLETQLRPEERALFDVYLMMLDDASIGMEVKRVIRTGQWAQGALRQVVMEHVTRFELMDDAYLRERASDVKDLGRRLLAYLQEERKQNLVYQENTILVSEELSPAMLGEVPEGKLVGLVSVLGSGNSHVAILARAMGIPTVMGVVDLPYSKVDGIEMIVDGYHGEVFTNPSAELRKQYSDVVEEDRQLVKGLDALRSLPCETLDGQRMPLWVNTGLLADVTRAQERGAEGVGLYRTEVPFMINERFPSEKEQLAIYREQLAAFHPLPVTMRTLDIGGDKALSYFPIKESNPFLGWRGIRVTLDHPEIFLVQVRAMLKASEGLDNLRILLPMISGTHELEEALHLIHRAWGEVRDEGVDIPMPPVGVMIEIPAAVYQTKELSRQVDFLSVGSNDLTQYLLAVDRNNPRVADLYDYLHPAVLQALKKVVDDAHAEGKPVSICGEMAGDPAAAVLLLAMGFDSLSMNATNLPKVKWLLRQVTMTKAKELLAQLLAIDNPQVIHSSLHLALRNLGLGRVINPASTIQT; encoded by the coding sequence ATGCTCAACACGCTGCGCAAGATCGTCCAGGAAGTGAACGCCGCCAAGGATCTGAAGGCGGCGTTGGCGATCATTGTGCAACGGGTAAAGGAGGCCATGGGCAGCCAGGTCTGCTCGGTCTATCTGATGGACCCGGAGTCCAACCGCTTCGTGCTCATGGCCACCGAGGGCCTGAACAAACGCTCCATCGGCAAGGTCAGCATGGCCCCCAACGAAGGCCTCGTGGGGCTGGTGGGCACCCGCGAGGAACCGCTGAACCTCGAACACGCCGCCGATCACCCCCGTTACCGCTACTTCGCCGAAACCGGTGAAGAGCGCTTCGCCTCCTTCCTTGGTGCCCCGATCATCCACCACCGCCGGGTGATGGGCGTACTCGTGGTGCAGCAAAAGGAGCGCCGTCAGTTCGACGAAGGCGAGGAAGCCTTCCTCGTCACCATGAGCGCGCAGCTCGCCGGCGTTATCGCCCATGCCGAGGCCACCGGCTCCATCCGCGGCCTGGGCCGCCAGGGCAAGGGTACCCAGGAAGCCAAGTTCGTGGGTGTGCCTGGTGCGCCTGGCGCGGCGGTGGGCAAGGCCGTGGTGGTGTTGCCGCCTGCCGATCTGGAAGTGGTGCCCGATCGCGCGGTGGATGACATCGAAGCCGAGGTCGAGCGCTTCAAGCAGGCCCTGGAGGCAGTGCGCGAAGACATGCGCCGGCTCTCCAGCAAGCTGGAAACCCAGTTGCGTCCCGAGGAGCGCGCCCTCTTCGATGTTTACCTGATGATGCTCGACGACGCCTCCATCGGCATGGAGGTGAAACGCGTGATCCGCACCGGCCAGTGGGCCCAGGGCGCGCTGCGCCAGGTGGTGATGGAGCACGTGACCCGTTTCGAACTGATGGACGATGCCTACCTGCGCGAGCGTGCGTCCGACGTCAAGGACCTCGGTCGCCGCCTGCTCGCCTACCTGCAGGAAGAGCGCAAGCAGAACCTGGTCTACCAGGAGAACACCATCCTGGTCAGCGAGGAGCTGTCCCCGGCCATGCTCGGCGAAGTGCCGGAAGGCAAGCTGGTGGGCCTGGTCTCGGTGCTGGGTTCGGGTAACTCCCACGTCGCCATCCTTGCCCGCGCCATGGGCATTCCCACCGTTATGGGCGTGGTCGACCTGCCGTATTCCAAGGTCGACGGCATCGAGATGATCGTCGACGGCTACCACGGCGAAGTCTTCACCAACCCGTCGGCCGAACTGCGCAAGCAGTACAGCGACGTGGTGGAAGAGGACCGCCAGCTGGTCAAGGGCCTGGATGCCCTGCGCAGCCTGCCCTGCGAAACCCTGGACGGCCAGCGCATGCCGTTGTGGGTCAACACGGGCCTGCTCGCCGACGTGACCCGTGCCCAGGAGCGCGGCGCCGAAGGCGTCGGCCTGTATCGCACCGAAGTGCCGTTCATGATCAACGAGCGCTTCCCCAGCGAAAAAGAGCAGCTCGCCATTTACCGCGAGCAGCTCGCTGCCTTCCATCCGTTGCCGGTGACCATGCGTACCCTGGACATCGGCGGCGACAAGGCCCTGTCCTATTTCCCGATCAAAGAAAGCAACCCGTTCCTCGGCTGGCGGGGCATACGCGTAACCCTCGACCACCCGGAAATCTTCCTGGTCCAGGTGCGCGCCATGCTCAAGGCCAGCGAAGGCCTGGACAACCTGCGCATCCTGCTGCCGATGATTTCCGGCACCCATGAGCTGGAAGAGGCCCTGCATCTTATCCACCGTGCCTGGGGCGAGGTGCGTGACGAGGGCGTGGACATCCCGATGCCGCCGGTTGGCGTGATGATCGAGATCCCCGCTGCCGTGTACCAGACCAAAGAACTTTCGCGCCAGGTGGACTTCCTTTCGGTGGGTTCCAACGACCTGACCCAGTACCTGCTGGCGGTGGACCGCAACAATCCGCGCGTGGCGGACCTCTACGACTACCTGCATCCGGCCGTGCTGCAAGCGCTGAAGAAGGTGGTGGACGACGCCCATGCCGAAGGCAAGCCGGTGAGCATCTGCGGCGAGATGGCGGGCGATCCGGCTGCCGCCGTGCTGTTGCTGGCCATGGGCTTTGACAGCCTGTCGATGAACGCCACCAACCTGCCCAAGGTGAAGTGGCTGCTGCGCCAGGTCACCATGACCAAGGCCAAGGAATTGCTGGCGCAACTGTTGGCCATCGACAACCCGCAGGTTATCCACAGCTCGCTGCATCTCGCCCTGCGCAACCTGGGTCTCGGTCGGGTGATCAACCCGGCCTCGACCATCCAGACCTGA